Within Pangasianodon hypophthalmus isolate fPanHyp1 chromosome 11, fPanHyp1.pri, whole genome shotgun sequence, the genomic segment aaacatattaatattttcctCCAAGAAGACAAATCTAGGGGAAGGTGACTTATCTCGAAGAAAGTACTTGTTTAAACTGAGGGATTCTAATCATAGTCTGAGAAATTGTATAAACCAATGCAAAGCCATCAAGAGTGATAGATATAAATCAAAATCCATTTGCTGTAGTTTTGATGGTAAAAATTCTGCCGTGTCAAAGACACTTCATGCTGTGGAATTAATTCTAAAGTAAGGACACAGAGAGTACTTTTCATTAAGAAATTAATTCTCTATTACagaacattaaaatacaaattaaaataaaatattgtaatataaaaaCAGGGAATGAGCTGAATGTGCAGAACACATACaaagatgagagaaaaaaaatctatgacaTTATAGATGTATAGTACCTGTCAACAAgagaagtgggaaaaaaaaaactaacactTTTCACAATATTCTTGCCATATTGTACAAAGTGCATGCTACCTGCTGGCATGGTCTGTTTTTAACGTTGCTGAGCCCTGTGCCTGAGAAAATGTGCAAATTGGGTCTGAGGTAAAAACATAACAATATGACTAtaatatgcatataaatatagGCCCATCTATCACTTCTGTATActatttctgtaaaaataaaaatggcataaaatctCAAATGCCTTCCTAATACCATTCActgcaaaaatcacaaaaaaaaaaaaataattacaattatgtaaaaatgccaagtgcataaaataaaataatctccTCAATTATATAAAATTGGGAGATTAAAAAACAAGCAAGCTGAGAACAGAGATAGTAAATGCTTTACGTAGATGCTCCCACCTTATTTCTAAGCACCCTTaaattgaggaaaaaaaataaatcagcaataaatatttaaatattcagaaatatcTCACAGCTTCATATTTTTAGTATGCTAAACACCAGGTATATGGTCCATCAGGAATTAGGACACTACCCTAAGGATGTATTTTTCAGAATGTGCACCTCTTGCAGCTCTGCTGCAATGCATAATCCCTTAATGGCATTATGGAAAACACTACAGTAGGTGTAATATGCGTTTATACATATTACATGTCTTAACATGATAAAGTGGTACAGAGCATAGCTCAGGCACTAAACTTCCGACTTGCTACGCatgttgtgtgtgaggtcacTCTGGAACCTGAGTAGTGTTCAGGTATTGGCTGGTGCTGCGGTGGGCGTTAGCCTGTGCTCTGCGTCTCGCCAGTCTGGAGTTGGAGGGGGGCGAGAGTCTCATGGAGCACATGATGGTGCTGTTATCCTCCTGCTCTTCATCCTGCTGTGACAGCTGCCTGTTAAAGGCTATGGCCTCCGCCGCAAACTGAGTCAGGTCCTTAGTGCTGCATTTCCTAGCAGCAATACAGAGATGACCAGTTACAAGCTAGACATATTTGTGCTATATGATTAAGGCAAATCcacacactatatggacaaaacaGCATATTGAGATTATATTTAGGAACATATCTGGAACCACTGAAATTCTCACAAAACAGTCCGCACAATCCACGTGTGATTTGTCAAACTGTTCATTTGCCTATTGCAAACTTCTGCAGTGTCAATACTGATGTAAGTCCAacataacaataacaattaGCAAATAATATATTGCCCCACCCTATAGGAAATTACACCTACTTTATTACAATTTTCCCATAAACCCATAATAGACATAAAAAGAAGAACGAACTTGAATACCTTTGTAAGACATGTGGAGTTGGAAGACCTCTTTCAGGAGCattctgtaaagaaaaatgCACAACGATTTAAAACATGAATGATATTGCAAGAAATAAACTTCTCTAATTTCCACTTGGGatcaaaaaaaagtgttatctTAAAAGTAAaatggagaaagaggaggagaagcagCCTTACCCCCTGAACCCACGGGTGTTGTAAGACCTGAGCCGCACTCAGCCTCAGTGTGGCGTCTCGCACCAGCAGCCGGGAGATCAAGTCTTTGGCACCATCGGAGATGTGAGACCAGTCCCGATCCCCAAACTCGTATTTCCCCTCCTGGATCCGCTCAAACAGGCTGTTCTGCACACAGGACACGCAAGCACGTTCAGTCCCACAGGGACGAGAGTAAAGGTAGTAAGACTTTCAGAATCAATTTTACTGTGTGAATACTACTGAAATTTTCATacaatttacacatttaagGCAAAATCCCACGTTCCACAAGAATAACATGCATTCTCTAAATTTTAACCACTGTGATATTTGAtgtgtaaaaattattttggtAACAAGCATGTTGTTTATGGATATTTTGTTGTCACATATATTTTGAAAATCATGTTTCAATCATATAAATACCCAATACCTAAAAGTGATGGTCATAATTTCAAAGAGGCATAAATTGGCATCAGGGTTTCTGAATCTCTGGACTACTACTAGACATACAGTGCGCTGTGATGTCATACACTACGTAGTGAGCATGTATATGCAATAGAAAGCAATTTGAGTGTGTTTCTCTGCTTGATTCTTGAAGATTGCAGATATTTATTGTAATCTTGGGTCACCTAAGAAATGTATAATTGAGCTAAGTATCAAAGCTTAAACAAACTCTTGTAGCTCTGAGGCAGTATAAAATTATAGACTTTTCATgacgaaaaaaaaacaaggccctAGATCGCTGTGTTATCAGTATTTTTGTTATAAATGCCGCAGGAGGTAATATGGGACAGAGCTGTGTAATTATAAAAAGGGCGTGGgtttaaatgtgtacattatCAAGAGGTGTAATTAAACCCACTGTTGCGATATCCAGTAAAGTACGCTTCGCTCATTACCTATAACATCTGTGTGTATGCAGGTCAGCACAGTAGCATCTTCATAATGATTAGACATCGTTGAAAAGTTTCATGTTTCAGCAGATAATAGTTGTTCCAAACAAGGCACTGCTTGCAAAATTTTGAATGATTTATCTACCTTtcatttaagatattttaaaacTATGTTTATCATTCCAATTAAATTTAAAGATTACTGTCTTCTGTTCCCTGAAGTAATCTTTTAGGGAAGAAATAGGAAGCACTGAGAACAGAGATGgctacaaacagtcattttAATTGCTGCTATTCTTACTTTAAGTGACAGCTTTAATGATGACCTTTGTGATAATATGTTATTCTAGTGTGATGGATTACGCATTTCCGAAGGTGGCTAGTCTCATCGTCAGATTAATCCCTGCAGGTGTTTTCCTTACTCGACTAAAAAGCAGCTGAAATGTCTTAATTTATGCACAAAAACATAACTTAAATCTACACAAGCATCTTCCTCATCAGGCTACCGAAAGTTCCCAAGCGCATTTTTGGACCAAAAACTGTACTGAATGCAGAATTATATATAAAGGTCACACCTCCTGTTGCATCACTGTACCCACTTCAGGGCAGGCCTCTACATTTATGACTATGAAAACAGCAACAAAGCAAATGCAAAAACTGTCTTGTGCCCAATCAAAATGCCAATTACACCAGCATTAACCAGCCAATTACATCTGCAttagaatgaaaaataaataaataaaactacagtGCAGTTTTTAAAGGAATCTGACAGTCCTAATAGgcaacacattaaataaatcctGCAGTTTAAAGTAGGATATCCTTATtgtcatactgtatgtatgtagttATATGATTAATGCTGTATATGTAGTTGTGTATGATTAATGCTGTGTGTagatacacttacacactggaTCTTACCTGGCAGGCACGGCAGGTTTCCCCTTGTTCCCAGCCACAGTTAGTTCCACAGTGGCCAGTAAAAGGTGGACTCCCACTAAGCAGAATGTACAGGATCACCCCTAGGCTCCAAAGATCACAGCGCTTATCGTAGAATGATGCTTCATCTGTAAATACTTCCACCACCTCTGGAGCCATGTACTCAGCTGAACCACACTAAAGAGAAAAAGCACTGTCATTTTTGAAATGCACACTTTAAATGACTTCGATCATTTTCATGTTAAaggacaaaaatatttaaaatgtgtgtttactGGTGTAGTAAGTTCAGGTGTAGTTATGGGGGTACAGGCACTGTTCAACTTCACACCACTTCCCAAGTCGAAATCACAGATCTTCACAGGAGACacctacaaacacaaacacacgtgcAGATATTACTACCACAACCTGAACCTTCTGACCTTTAGCATAGTAcaaatactgatttttttttttaaacctgtcatCACATGGatattattttggacttttacagggccttgcataagtaCTGGCCACCACCCCACCCCTGTACTttcccacattttgtagtgttatggCCAGGAGCTGAAAAGGACTTAATTGTTATTGTAAGTAATGAATCTACAGGAAAGCAATCTCATAATATTGAATTGctgacaaattaaaaattgtaggAGTTGTGATTGCCTAAGTATTCACTTATGTGACTAAGTGACTTTGAAAGAcggttcattattattattattgcagtcAAAAGTGAACAACCACTGACCACGACGCTTGTGTATTAGTGcgaaatgtgttaaaaaaaataaaataaaataaaaaaaaattacacagagGCCATGATTAGACTCTCAGCAAGAACCTCTCTGTATTTTATAGCGTAGGTTGCAAGagcaaatacaaatattaacactttgtttttgttaaaatcttttttcttgGTATCAGTTACATCAGACACATCCATTACTAGTGTGAGGAATCAGCAGAATAATTAAATACCTTGTCAACATATTCGCACAGGATATTTTCAGGTTTCAGATCCCGATGAGCAATTCCTATAAGACAGAATAAAGTAAGATTTCATAATAtcagaatttttcatttttatgaagttAAAAGCAAAAACGATCTGTACCTTACTGTTTATAACTCCGTGTTCTACTTTTTCATACCTAATACAACATTAAACCTTTCctaattatttttaactttatcttTAAATAAGCCTTGAGCATTCATGGtatatgtttacttttttaaacttatgtatgaattaaatattaacatataatataaagtGTGAATCCTAAAAGTGTCATTACAGTTAGTAGTTATTTCCAACAGGTACTTATTgaagtcacatttttttctgggGCTTAAACTCAAATCTCAAATAGTGCACTAAGTAGGTACTATAACACCCTTATACCAGAAATgagtatatactgtaataatccACTTGGGATTTGGCTAATTTATGCTATATCCCTGCTATCCTAAGAAATGTGATATGTAGATAAAtatcagcaacaaaaaaaaatcattgtgggtaaataaaattataaaacaaatttaaaacactaaaacagtttgtttgtttagaaaaaaacagtttcatttttcatctttcatGGTTTATACGATACAAACACTTGTAGTTTAGTGTACTGCTACTTTTAGACAATTTTAGGCCATCCAAAATTACAGGCTAAATGAATATACTTATTTCAAGTATTTGTATACTACTTGAATACTTATTTCAATACTAAATTTTCTATATTATTACAACCAAACTCAGTTTTAGCGGAATCTCACAGCCccagtgtacagtatatgcttGAACAGACAGTTTCATTCAATTATTAAGGTCAGCCAAATGAGGAAATACTACCTTTAGTGTGTAAGAAGTGCAGTGCTTGAGCAATATCCCTCACAACGCGACTGGCTTCCCTTTCATCAAAGTGCTTCCTCCTTTGGATGTGTGTTAAAATGGAGCCTAAAAGGGCGAGCAGGTAAAGATGGAAGGGAGAAATATAAAATGAGTAATGATTATTCAGCTctttgaacagttttttttaaatgatctggATGTAGTTTTGTTTAGAGAGCTATACCTCCACAGAGCTTCTCAAACACCAAATAAAAGCAGCTGTCATCCTCAAAAAACTCAGTGAGCTCGAGAATGTTCCTGTTGTGAAATGCAAAGAGGCTTTACCAAGTGTGTCAGTTCCTTAACACAACCCTGAAATGATTAGTAGATTAGCTACAACTGAGATGAATGTATAAATGCTTACTTATTCCCTTGGCACTGATACAATGTCTCCACCTCTCTAAATACCCTGCTTCGACTGTGGCCGGCAATCTTCTCAATAATCTGCGTCCACACGCAGTAACAGATTATTAATGTGTGTCTATGACGTGGCACATCTCAAGCATTAAACATGGATGTTTTGAAAGGCTTGTATTGACCGCTGACACTAATGTGACGGCTCACCTTTACAGCGTACTCCTTGCCATTCTGCAGGCTCACACATCCTTGGACTTTAGCGTACGCCCCCTGCCCCAGCACCTCGTCAGTGAGCCTGTACAGATCTGCAATACGAGAATCAGTTCATTTAAGACCGTCAGTTTAACCTCACTGATCTGACACAGAATATGCAATACAACATTGTGAAAAGCACCCTGTTACTCTTCCATGCTATCTGGACTAGTAGATTCTCTGATGGTAGTAGATGAATTTAACATGGTGGCAAATTCAATACTGATGGGTTCGTTTTCTCAATTTTTGACACAGATATGACTCAGAATATGCCACAATTTATATgatcctctttcggctgctcccgttaggggtcaccacagcggatcattggtccgtgtatttgatttggcacagtttttacaccagatgccctgcctgatgcaaccctccccaattttatccaggcttgggaccagcactgagaccGGCACACtaccagtggctggggttggttctcTGGCCAGTAACCAACccctgtggcctaaccactagtcctccagggacccgaATATGCCACAATTTATATAACATAACAATAAACATGACTTCTAAACTTTTACAGCCTGTACAAAGATATTTTGTTTCTGATTTCTCCGTGCTCTTCTTTTCCATGCTTTTTAGGTATGTCAAGGTGTTGCTGGAGCAACAAAATGCTGCGAAGAAACTCGAAGCAGCTACCTTATATGACAAAACTTCATCATGGTGGAACTGCAGTACATGCACTTGTAGGACAATGGACAAACTGGTTTAAAGGAATTACCTCTGAATGTTCCTATGGAGCTGTCTACTGCCCGAGTCCTGCGTTTCTTCTTCCTTCGCATCCCTGCATCATTAATGTCCACTGGCTGACTGCTCTCTGTCACTACTACAAACAGAAGAATGCAGTTAAAACACAAATTTGCTGGCGTTTCTTTGCAGTTAACTGCTTTTACAACTGAGCCTAGTTTCTAAATTGAATTTGGATCCCTGTACCTGAAGAGTTCTGGGCAGCGCAGCAGGAAGGAGCAGGAAGCTCTACATCACCATTTGATGGTCCAGACACCAAAGAGTTACTGGTCACCTGAGGAACAGAGAATCACACATAAATCAGAGTGAAAAGCCTTACAATAATGACAGTAATGTTCCAACTGAACTAGGAGCCAGCTATGGTCTGGTTTGTATTGCACAATATATCTTTTGGCAGTTATCATCAGGGTACTGACCTTCCCATTGATTACAGTCAAACTCTTATTTGTCAATTTGTTATTTGTGATCTGCATACAAATGCAGATCAGGatgcaaaaatacacacagaaatacacaagagatacacaaacacaagagctattacaattataataataattatatagcAGTAGGCTGCAATAAAGCAAATGGCCCATGATTTGCCCTTCCCtatcaggggtggacaaatcactagccgcacccaggacaagcagattatGTCTCtgtgtcagttttttttcctagttACACAATCAACAAGTAGGATCAATAAGATGCTCATATTGTGGAAACCAACATTTCCACCAAGGAGACTCAAAAACACTTGATTAACTTTtgcaaaaaagtaaattttaatatacatttaaccCAGCAGGCTCCAGCTGGTTCATATATTTCATGGTGATGCAATGACTGACTTGCACATGCCAGTAGTTCTCCTTTAATCAGGAGAATATAAGGATTACGGTTACACAGTGTCagacatttttattgcatttgtgatttgtccacccctgcctttttttaaaccactgaGTGTTGTGAGCATCCTGACCAATCTCAAATGTTTCAGATGAGAGTTTGGCATCGTTCTGACTTGTGGATAAATATAGAGAGAGGGTTGAGTAATTACAGAGTCTACTTTATGGTGCTTCCACAAAGGCAGCTTGCCAGGTAAGTGAAAAGAGGACACAGGGTGAGTGACATTTACAGGAAATCCAAACCGTGACCTGGAATGACTGGAACTTGTTATCATACTGCAGCCAAAAAACTTCGTGGCCAACTGAAAACAGCCATGACGCTTCAGCAAGCATCGTGTGTATAAATAGTGTCCGAAGTACAAACTCTAACTTTAAACCTGACCTCTTATTGTAAATGGAGCAAGTCCATAACTGAAAAGTCATGACAGTATCTAAATCATAAAGTATGAGATCACTCTCTTGACATTATCAATCTTTTTACTCTCAGAAAGGCCCAACTAATCAAGTAAAAGACAGACTAAATTATAGTGATCATACAGTAAGTATTCACCCATATGGTGCATGGAGAAACTATTCTGATTGACTCTatgttttttccttattttgttACAGACTTACTCCAAAATGAATTCAATAATATTTTTCCGCTCATAAAAAATCatccataataaaaaaaaaatgcacaaagttTTGTAATCATACTAAAAATACAAACTAAAATATTTCAAGGATAATCAATGGAAACGGGatccgcctgagctcagcttcaAGTGTAATAGCAGAAAGTCTGAATGCTAATGCAGATGTGGTATTTCAGTTTCTCAGCTATGTAATGCTTTCACATTATGGAGCATTTTGTGCAGACCAATgacattaataaaatgaaatattaatttagTCAATTTTAGAGGCACACATTGAGCAAGTGAAGGGCTCTTAATAATGTCCAAATGCAGTATATCCTTTTTGAGTtgtattgttttaattatttctataGCTCCTAACTGCCAAAGGAGAACAGCATTTGACTTGGAGGACTCTGGTGTAGCAATATTAAGGCATTTAAAGTTACACAGAACTACGTCATGTTTTTGTGTCACTGCAGTGCTGTCAGATTAAATTTACCTGGCGCGTGCAGTGAAGCGCCTGCAGATCCGAGTGCTCACTCTTCCTCACCATGTCTGCGAgctggaaagaaaaacaatggcTCACTGTATTAAATagaatatgaaaatgtatgtaCAGTTGCAGTATTAGCATGCAGTATTATTTacgtatgtaactgtggttctgtaAAAGAGAAGGTGATGTAAACGGATGATCCAGTGCATCTAAAATCAGGAAATCCTAAACGCTAAACAATTTAGTGGTTGTAGTTTTTATCAGCTCTCCTATTTAAACTAGCAGAAACGATGCCAACACACATCACCAACacaaatcattactcttctacaacagTATACTATACAGTCAAACAGTAGtgagtgtgttgaaaagatggTCAATACAAGCATCAGggttttatgattacagcagaagtTCTTTGGTACATATTTTTTAGGAAGTTTCAGTGGCATTCCTAATAAACAGAATCAACTGGTGTTAACTATATACAGCACTTGTCTAATATAGCCAAgtcaaacatacactatatggcaaaaaagtatgtggacaccccaTATTAATGAGGagactccatattaatgcccatggttttggaaatgGATGTCCAGCAAgctcatataggtgtgatgctcaggtgtccacaaacttttggccatatacagtGTACACTGATGGAGTTTGTTTCAAATCACGCCACGTCCATGTGTCAATTATTGGGGGGGAAGGATGACTC encodes:
- the mknk1 gene encoding MAP kinase-interacting serine/threonine-protein kinase 1 isoform X3, with the protein product MVRKSEHSDLQALHCTRQVTSNSLVSGPSNGDVELPAPSCCAAQNSSVVTESSQPVDINDAGMRRKKKRRTRAVDSSIGTFRGSILTHIQRRKHFDEREASRVVRDIAQALHFLHTKGIAHRDLKPENILCEYVDKVSPVKICDFDLGSGVKLNSACTPITTPELTTPCGSAEYMAPEVVEVFTDEASFYDKRCDLWSLGVILYILLSGSPPFTGHCGTNCGWEQGETCRACQNSLFERIQEGKYEFGDRDWSHISDGAKDLISRLLVRDATLRLSAAQVLQHPWVQGNAPERGLPTPHVLQRKCSTKDLTQFAAEAIAFNRQLSQQDEEQEDNSTIMCSMRLSPPSNSRLARRRAQANAHRSTSQYLNTTQVPE
- the mknk1 gene encoding MAP kinase-interacting serine/threonine-protein kinase 1 isoform X1, translated to MVRKSEHSDLQALHCTRQVTSNSLVSGPSNGDVELPAPSCCAAQNSSVVTESSQPVDINDAGMRRKKKRRTRAVDSSIGTFRDLYRLTDEVLGQGAYAKVQGCVSLQNGKEYAVKIIEKIAGHSRSRVFREVETLYQCQGNKNILELTEFFEDDSCFYLVFEKLCGGSILTHIQRRKHFDEREASRVVRDIAQALHFLHTKGIAHRDLKPENILCEYVDKVSPVKICDFDLGSGVKLNSACTPITTPELTTPCGSAEYMAPEVVEVFTDEASFYDKRCDLWSLGVILYILLSGSPPFTGHCGTNCGWEQGETCRACQNSLFERIQEGKYEFGDRDWSHISDGAKDLISRLLVRDATLRLSAAQVLQHPWVQGNAPERGLPTPHVLQRKCSTKDLTQFAAEAIAFNRQLSQQDEEQEDNSTIMCSMRLSPPSNSRLARRRAQANAHRSTSQYLNTTQVPE
- the mknk1 gene encoding MAP kinase-interacting serine/threonine-protein kinase 1 isoform X2 yields the protein MVRKSEHSDLQALHCTRQVTSNSLVSGPSNGDVELPAPSCCAAQNSSVTESSQPVDINDAGMRRKKKRRTRAVDSSIGTFRDLYRLTDEVLGQGAYAKVQGCVSLQNGKEYAVKIIEKIAGHSRSRVFREVETLYQCQGNKNILELTEFFEDDSCFYLVFEKLCGGSILTHIQRRKHFDEREASRVVRDIAQALHFLHTKGIAHRDLKPENILCEYVDKVSPVKICDFDLGSGVKLNSACTPITTPELTTPCGSAEYMAPEVVEVFTDEASFYDKRCDLWSLGVILYILLSGSPPFTGHCGTNCGWEQGETCRACQNSLFERIQEGKYEFGDRDWSHISDGAKDLISRLLVRDATLRLSAAQVLQHPWVQGNAPERGLPTPHVLQRKCSTKDLTQFAAEAIAFNRQLSQQDEEQEDNSTIMCSMRLSPPSNSRLARRRAQANAHRSTSQYLNTTQVPE
- the mknk1 gene encoding MAP kinase-interacting serine/threonine-protein kinase 1 isoform X4 codes for the protein MVRKSEHSDLQALHCTRQVTSNSLVSGPSNGDVELPAPSCCAAQNSSVTESSQPVDINDAGMRRKKKRRTRAVDSSIGTFRGSILTHIQRRKHFDEREASRVVRDIAQALHFLHTKGIAHRDLKPENILCEYVDKVSPVKICDFDLGSGVKLNSACTPITTPELTTPCGSAEYMAPEVVEVFTDEASFYDKRCDLWSLGVILYILLSGSPPFTGHCGTNCGWEQGETCRACQNSLFERIQEGKYEFGDRDWSHISDGAKDLISRLLVRDATLRLSAAQVLQHPWVQGNAPERGLPTPHVLQRKCSTKDLTQFAAEAIAFNRQLSQQDEEQEDNSTIMCSMRLSPPSNSRLARRRAQANAHRSTSQYLNTTQVPE